The nucleotide sequence ctTAACTGATCgaagaattgtttttttcaagatttcggttttttattaacaattaattgtcggtgtttttctcgaaaatctgaaaagtatTTTCTGAAGacgccatattgttaatattgaaaaaaaagcttcaatcaggcacaaaaatatttattaataaaactagtttctcttgtccgattgattttagatgaatctccaaggacttgtgttgatcaccgcaagggacttctggagaaacgggctccacccAAAccgcgataacttttacaattattaatttttttttgaaattttgctaaagtcaagtcgaaacatgaggtattaatgctatgtttttatttttattgactagcaaaaacaaaaaaaaaaatgtttgaaaatcataatttttcggCCCTCtggctacccctaaccccttaaagaaacTATTATTACTTTAGAAtctgcatgtttttttttttggttcgttatattttcaaaatatttcgtaATTAATTCCCATTATttgtgtttaattaaaaaaatcacaacttGTTTTCCTCTAACATGCTTGTAAACAACTGTTTACtggtgaattggcggaaaaaatgttatGTAGTAAAAACTTAAAGTCCCCTTGACAATTAAATGTTACCTCCCTATTATATTAAAGTTCTATGCTTTTTAAATGCGATAGTGTGCAACAACTGCTATCCAATAGTACGTGAACAGTGCTAATATATTGCAACACTGTGCATTGAACCtccaacaattaattgtcgaaaGTTGAAAAGGTATGACAGTTCGTGAACGCATGTGTTTCTATTtatctacattttttgtttaaatattaccATGAGCGACGAAGAGCAGTTCAATCCAAAAGTGCACAAGAAACTTTTACAAGGCATAAGCAATCTCGGCAAAGTCCAACATGTAAGGAAGGCCACCCGTAACGAACCTATACGGCAGCAGGATGAGTTTCAGTTGGTTAAACCGGTGGATGAGTCCAATGTGCGTCATCCTGTTGGCTTACATGACATTGTCCAGGTGTTAAAAACAACCAAACGGCATATAGATGCTGGAAAACAATTTAAGGTTGCGCAGTCTTCGAAAAAAGTGCTTGAAAAGCCATTGGAAAAGCCACAAGCGGAACGTCTTAAGCGAGGAATCGGCTATGACAAGGCAAAGAAAGGCTTGGAGCGCTGGGACGCAGTTGTGGCGCAAAATCGTAATGCAGAGACACAAGTATGTGAATATGAGTATTTTTTAATGACACAAtaggatttaattgtatttatttcgcTCTATTAAGGTGTTTCCCTTACGTTCAGAAActatatacatagatacatcTATACATCGTGGACCATTGAAACGGTCGATTAAATCTGAATTGGCGCTCGAGTTGGAAGCAGAACATGCGCGATTAAAAGCCGCAAAGCGTGCATTGGCAGGTGATACAGAGAATGAAGACGAGCTTGCGAAACGTGAAGAAGAGCTGTTGAAGAAGAAACTAACTCGCGATGAGCTTATTGCTCGCCGTAAAGAGTTGGCATATCTGAAAATGAGGGAGTCGCAAAAGTCGCTGAAAGCACGCCaacagaataaaattaaatcaaaaaagtatcataaattaatgaaaaaacaaaaaatgcacgaGCAAATCAAGCAGTTTGAGATTTTACAAAAAACTAATCCAGAAGCTGCTTTGGAAAAGTTACATGAATTAGAAAAGAGCCGAGTGTTGGAAAGAGCTAGTTTACGTCATAAGAATACCGGAATTTGGGCAAAAAATCTACAGATACGTGCCAAATACGATAAGGACGTACGAAAGGATTTAGCTGAACAGTTACAGATCAGTCGACAGTTaactgaaaagaaaaataatagcgaCGATGAAAATGAAGACGACAATAGAGCAGAATCATCGCAAATGGAAATAGAAAAGAGTGTGACTGACGTTGATCCATTTAATCCCTGGACACGTGTAGGAAGCGTTCAGAAGGCAGATGAAACTACCGAACCCGAAGGAGAAAATTGGAGAAAATACTGGTTAGAacgaaatggaaatgaaaaaatgctAGATGAGTACAAAAAGATGTTAGCTGAAGATGTAAGCGAACGTTCTGATGTTGAAGAACAAAGCACTGAAGATGGGGCGGCAAAAACTGAAAGTACCGAAAACAAAATTACCAATGTTGCTGGAATCAAACCGGGCAAAAAGAGCATTAAGCGAGAGAATAAAACTAatgtaaaaggaaaaaaagtcaaaaagagcaaaaaaatatctgctggaGTTAAACAGGAGATTGCTGAAGGAGAGACAAGAGATTGTTTAGTTGAAGATATTTCGAATACCAGTGCAACTAATGTGTCCGATCAAAGTAGTAGTATTAATATCGACAGCATTTTTGATAAGCAAGAagacaaaattaacaaaaggttgaataaaaaaatgaaaatattagcaaaaaaagcaaaacttcTTGAAAAGTCCCTATCAAAAGAgatgaataacaacaacaagaagaatCGAAAGAATAAGGATGAACTGAATAATTTGAAGGAACTAtcttttaaaacaaaagcaaagacGCCAGTGATTGACGAAGAACTTAATAACGAAGACATAAATGAAAGTAAAACTGCTATTGATTCGAACGAAATAGTAGGTGAAGCTGACATGGatcaaacaaaacaaactgCAAAAGTAAATGAACTACTGCCCACACCTTCTTCAAATGACAAGAATCTTTCGGCCACAATTGATCCAAATAAATTGGCGGATGTAAAAATTAAGCAGCATGTAAAGAATTTTATTGGTTTGAATGATACATTACATACTGCAGACGATGTTGAAATGAGTAGTGAAGACGAGGACAATAGTTTGCTTTTGGATCAGCAGATGACAATCAGTCAGGCATTTGAAGATGATGATATTATCGCAGATTTTACGCGAGATAAAGCTAAGGAAACTGAGATCAAAGACGctgaaattgatttatttatgcCTGGTTGGGGTTCTTGGGCAGGCGCTGGTATTTCCGCGGAACAAGAAAGggctaacaaaaataaaagactgGTTCTTCAGTTAGCCAAGAAGGAAAAACGTCGAGACGACAATAAAGGTAGTCTGTACATAAATGAGGCAGCAAGTAAACAGTTACGCTCTCATCTAGTATCCGATGTGCCTTTTCCATTTACATCTGTCGCTGAATACGAATCGAGTATACGAGCAACAATTGGGCGGAATTGTGTTCCAGAGACTGCTTTCCGTATGCTAACCCGACCAGCAGTTATAACACATAAAGGCCAGATAATTGAACCGATGGATCAAACAGAATTGACCAAACAACCACGACGGCTTAGGCACGTTGTGGACAAAAGAATAGCGAGAATGGAGGAAGAAGAAACTGTACCTAAAACTGTTAAAACTAAACGAATAAACTAAGGAAGCATTGATTtgtaaaaaacataaatgtccattttgtaaatgtacataatttgtaattataataaaatatttgagtaGTTTGGAATTGAAAGAATGGAATTAATGTTGTGATACCACGCTCTTAATACATCTCGATCTTGAGCAAAATGCTAAGTCTAAGAAAAATGTCAGATAATACAGCgcaagttttaatttttcttttgtgattGGTTTCCggcgtttttgttgttgtagcagtttactaGGCCCTGAcagtgcggtgtagtcaccgatcATCATCGTATAACTCAtgtaacggtaggcccaggaaacgtgctgtttcgacaggttgggttcagagagagagagaggggtgtTACGTGAGTGGTCTTACCgaacatatattgagtatgtcggagtcaattctggatagACCGCAGTTGAGCCAAAGTTACGTGGGTCTCGCCAGTCAGCTGAAGCCCATCGCCTACAATAGTTGGTGGTTGGCcttcgataacggcattcggtggtcgggagtttaggaacGTGGTTAGAGTCTTCCGATGAATGTTGTTTAACGTTTGTCCGGTGCAGTAGttgcagttgtgttttgtcctcgtcagtgtagttgaagagatgcctcctactcgcctgggaggtggcttaGGCTCTAGAAAATGTCTGCAAGGATGATTTCTACGGTAACACtcaagcagaaattgcttgctgAGTACTTTACAGGGACATCAGGGGTCtggagctttgtccactgcgtgtAGCATAATTCAGAACCGGGTGGTTAATTACTTTAAATATCGCCAgaaaaatttctttgttttatctTTCAGAACTTTGTTGCGGGTTTCGATCCTTAGAGGAAATTACGTTTGTATCCGCTGAAAAGGAAAGTGATACTCCAAATGTTGGAGTTGTGAATGGTCGAAATTGCTGTGCCATCTATAATGACTTTTTGGAGTAGTTTGACCTCCTTCGTCCAGGTgataaagagggtcgccgtggatttagttcggaaaagttggagattcttcgttgtgaaaaagcgagaaaggctggTGAGATAGaggttcactttggaacacaagcCA is from Anastrepha ludens isolate Willacy chromosome 4, idAnaLude1.1, whole genome shotgun sequence and encodes:
- the LOC128861117 gene encoding U3 small nucleolar RNA-associated protein 14 homolog A, with protein sequence MSDEEQFNPKVHKKLLQGISNLGKVQHVRKATRNEPIRQQDEFQLVKPVDESNVRHPVGLHDIVQVLKTTKRHIDAGKQFKVAQSSKKVLEKPLEKPQAERLKRGIGYDKAKKGLERWDAVVAQNRNAETQVFPLRSETIYIDTSIHRGPLKRSIKSELALELEAEHARLKAAKRALAGDTENEDELAKREEELLKKKLTRDELIARRKELAYLKMRESQKSLKARQQNKIKSKKYHKLMKKQKMHEQIKQFEILQKTNPEAALEKLHELEKSRVLERASLRHKNTGIWAKNLQIRAKYDKDVRKDLAEQLQISRQLTEKKNNSDDENEDDNRAESSQMEIEKSVTDVDPFNPWTRVGSVQKADETTEPEGENWRKYWLERNGNEKMLDEYKKMLAEDVSERSDVEEQSTEDGAAKTESTENKITNVAGIKPGKKSIKRENKTNVKGKKVKKSKKISAGVKQEIAEGETRDCLVEDISNTSATNVSDQSSSINIDSIFDKQEDKINKRLNKKMKILAKKAKLLEKSLSKEMNNNNKKNRKNKDELNNLKELSFKTKAKTPVIDEELNNEDINESKTAIDSNEIVGEADMDQTKQTAKVNELLPTPSSNDKNLSATIDPNKLADVKIKQHVKNFIGLNDTLHTADDVEMSSEDEDNSLLLDQQMTISQAFEDDDIIADFTRDKAKETEIKDAEIDLFMPGWGSWAGAGISAEQERANKNKRLVLQLAKKEKRRDDNKGSLYINEAASKQLRSHLVSDVPFPFTSVAEYESSIRATIGRNCVPETAFRMLTRPAVITHKGQIIEPMDQTELTKQPRRLRHVVDKRIARMEEEETVPKTVKTKRIN